Proteins encoded together in one Pseudomonadota bacterium window:
- a CDS encoding ABC transporter ATP-binding protein: MGSATPGPDAPVLEARGVSFSYRQRAGAAALEQLTLRVDRGEMVALLGPNGSGKSTLLRVLSGVARPSSGQALLQGVDCAALPAVERARRLAFVPQRVQVELPFTAREVVMMGRAPHQGRLGIERARDAEVVLDAMRAMRVERLGDRRLGELSGGEAQRVMLAQALAQEPEVLLLDEPTSHLDIGFQVEIMELLFALHRDRTLTVLVSMHDLNLAGLFFRRLVVMRAGRVMADGAPAEVLTAALLREVYGADIHVGHHPDVEAPLLAVRRRESASLQKEDAPRGGTNP; encoded by the coding sequence ATGGGCTCTGCTACCCCTGGGCCCGATGCGCCTGTGCTCGAGGCGCGGGGCGTCTCGTTCAGCTACCGTCAGCGTGCGGGTGCGGCTGCGCTCGAGCAGCTCACGCTCAGGGTCGATCGGGGCGAGATGGTTGCGCTTCTCGGGCCCAACGGCAGCGGCAAGTCGACCCTGTTGCGTGTGCTCAGCGGCGTCGCGCGTCCCTCGAGCGGGCAGGCGCTGCTCCAGGGCGTCGATTGCGCGGCGCTTCCCGCGGTCGAGAGAGCCAGGCGGCTGGCGTTTGTTCCCCAGCGCGTTCAGGTCGAGCTCCCGTTCACCGCGCGCGAGGTTGTGATGATGGGACGCGCACCGCATCAGGGGCGCCTCGGCATCGAGCGCGCTCGTGACGCGGAGGTGGTGCTCGACGCCATGCGCGCCATGCGCGTCGAGCGCCTCGGTGACCGTCGTCTCGGCGAGCTCTCCGGGGGGGAAGCCCAGCGCGTGATGCTGGCCCAGGCGCTGGCGCAGGAGCCGGAGGTGCTGCTCCTCGATGAGCCCACGTCGCATCTCGACATCGGCTTCCAGGTCGAGATCATGGAGCTTCTCTTCGCGCTCCATCGCGATCGCACGCTCACCGTGCTCGTGTCGATGCATGATCTCAATCTCGCCGGGCTCTTCTTCCGGCGTCTCGTTGTGATGCGGGCGGGGCGCGTGATGGCCGATGGCGCGCCCGCCGAGGTGCTCACCGCCGCTCTCTTGAGAGAGGTCTACGGAGCAGACATCCACGTCGGGCATCATCCTGACGTGGAGGCGCCGCTGCTTGCGGTGCGACGGCGCGAAAGCGCCTCGCTGCAAAAGGAGGACGCCCCTCGCGGCGGCACGAATCCTTGA